From Symphalangus syndactylus isolate Jambi chromosome 17, NHGRI_mSymSyn1-v2.1_pri, whole genome shotgun sequence, one genomic window encodes:
- the GPR160 gene encoding probable G-protein coupled receptor 160, producing MTALSSENCSFQYQLSQTNQPLDVNCLLFLIILGKILLNILTLGMRRKNTCQNFMEYFCISLAFVDLLLLVNISIILYFRDFVLLSIRFTKYHICLFTQIISFTYGFLHYPVFLIACIDYCLNFSKTTKLSFKCQKLFYFFTVILIWISVFAYVLGDPAIYQSLKAQNAHSRHCPFYVSIQSYWLSFFMVTILFVAFITSWEEVTTLVQAIRITSYMNETILYFPFSSHSSYTVRSKKIFLSKLIVCFLGTWLPFVLLQVIILLLKVQIPAYIEMNIPWLYFVNSFLIATVYWFNCHKLNLRDIGLPLDPFVNWKCCFIPLTIPHLEQIEKPISIMIC from the coding sequence ATGACTGCTCTCTCTTCAGAGAACTGCTCTTTTCAGTACCAGTTAAGTCAAACAAACCAGCCCCTAGATGTTAACTGTCTGCTATTCTTGATCATACTtgggaaaatattattaaatatcctTACACtaggaatgagaagaaaaaacacCTGTCAAAATTTTATGGAATATTTTTGCATTTCACTAGCATTTGTTGATCTTTTACTTTTGGTAAACATTTCCATTATATTGTATTTCAGGGATTTTGTACTTTTAAGCATCAGGTTTACTAAATACCATATCTGCCTATTTACTCAAATTATTTCCTTTACTTATGGCTTTTTGCATTATCCAGTTTTCCTGATAGCATGTATAGATTATTGCCTGAATTTCTCTAAAACAACCAAGCTTTCATTTAAgtgtcaaaaattattttatttctttacagtaattttaatttggatttcagTCTTTGCTTATGTTTTGGGAGACCCAGCCATCTACCAAAGCCTGAAGGCACAGAATGCCCATTCTCGTCACTGTCCTTTCTATGTCAGCATTCAGAGTTACTGGCTGTCATTTTTCATGGTGACGATTTTATTTGTAGCTTTCATAACCTCTTGGGAAGAAGTTACTACTTTGGTACAGGCTATCAGGATAACTTCCTATATGAATGAAACTatcttatattttcctttttcatccCACTCCAGTTATACTGTGAGATCTAAAAAAATATTCTTATCCAAGCTCATTGTCTGTTTTCTCGGTACCTGGTTACCATTTGTACTACTTCAGGTAATCATTCTTTTACTTAAAGTTCAGATTCCAGCATATATTGAAATGAATATTCCCTGGTTATACTTTGTCAATAGTTTTCTCATTGCTACAGTGTATTGGTTTAATTGTCACAAGCTTAATTTAAGAGACATCGGATTACCTTTGGATCCATTTGTCAACTGGAAGTGCTGCTTCATTCCACTTACAATTCCTCATCTTGAGCAAATTGAAAAGCCTATATCAATAATGAtttgttaa